The proteins below come from a single Metarhizium brunneum chromosome 1, complete sequence genomic window:
- the CGR1 gene encoding rRNA-processing protein, which yields MSDDEAPTLVPAEGQERASKPLGMRKNGKQWHEQKKAFRPSKGLTTFEKRAKERAAMAQMKAKEKEMKEEKETMRKEKMEKIREKRAKKEEKERYEKMAETMHRKRVERLKRKEKRNKLINS from the exons ATGTCTGACGACGAGGCACCCACTCTTGTACCGGCGGAGGGCCAGGAAAGGGCAAGCAAGCCCCTTGGTATGCGAAAAAATG GCAAGCAGTGGCATGAACAGAAAAAGGCCTTTCGCCCAAGCAAGGGCTTGACCACATTTGAGAAACGAGCGAAAGAAAGAGCCGCTATGGCTCAAATGAAggcaaaggagaaggagatgaaggaggagaaggagacaaTGAGAAAG gagaagatggaaaaaATCCGAGAAAAACgtgccaagaaggaggaaaaggagcGATACGAGAAGATGGCGGAGACGATGCACCGCAAGCGCGTGGAGCGAttgaagagaaaagagaagcGCAACAAGCTTATCAATTCATGA
- the PR1_0 gene encoding Cuticle-degrading protease, producing MHLSALLTLLPAVLAAPATIGRRAEPAPLFTPQAESIIADKYIVKFKDDIARIATDDTVSALTSKADFVYEHAFHGFAGSLTKEELKMLREHPGVDFIEKDAVMRISGITEQSGAPWGLGRISHRQKGSTTYRYDDSAGEGTCVYIIDTGIEASHPEFEGRATFLKSFISGQTSDGHGHGTHCAGTIGSKSYGVAKKAKLYGVKVLDNQGSGSYSGIISGMDYVAQDSKTRGCPKGAIASMSLGGGYSASVNQGAAALVNSGVFLAVAAGNDNRDAQNTSPASEPSACTVGATDSNDNRSSFSNYGKVVDIFAPGTGVLSTWIGGSTNTISGTSMATPHIAGLAAYLSALQGKTTPAALCKKIQDTATKNALKGVPSGTVNYLAYNGNGA from the exons ATGCATCTGTCTGCTCTTCTCACTCTTCTCCCAGCCGTTCTGGCTGCCCCTGCCACCATTGGCCGGCGCGCTGAGCCAGCTCCTCTCTTCACTCCTCAGGCTGAGAGCATCATTGCCGACAAGTATATTGTCAAGTTCAAGGATGATATTGCCCGTATCGCTACCGATGACACGGTCAGCGCTCTTACCTCCAAAGCCGACTTCGTTTACGAGCACGCCTTCCATGGGTTTGCAGGCTCCCTcaccaaggaggagctgaAGATGCTTCGTGAGCACCCCGGT GTCGATTTCATTGAGAAGGACGCCGTGATGCGTATCAGCGGCATCACTGAGCAGAGCGGTGCTCCCTGGGGTCTTGGGCGCATCTCACACCGCCAGAAGGGAAGCACCACCTATCGCTACGATGATAGTGCCGGTGAGGGTACTTGCGTATATATCATTGACACTGGTATTGAGGCCTCCCACCCC GAGTTTGAGGGTCGCGCCACTTTTCTTAAGAGCTTCATCAGCGGTCAAACCTctgatggccacggccatGGGACTCACTGCGCTGGTACCATTGGTAGCAAAAGCTACGGTGTTGCCAAAAAGGCTAAGCTCTATGGTGTCAAGGTTCTTGACAACCAGGGCAGTGGTTCCTACTCCGGTATCATCAGTGGCATGGACTACGTTGCACAGGACTCCAAGACCCGCGGCTGCCCTAAAGGCGCCATTGCTTCCATGAGCCTGGGAGGTGGCTACTCGGCGTCCGTCAACCAAGGTGCTGCTGCTTTGGTCAATTCTGGTGTcttccttgccgtcgccgctggCAACGATAACCGGGATGCCCAGAACACCTCTCCCGCTTCCGAGCCTTCTGCCTGCACTGTTGGTGCCACTGATTCAAATGACAACCGatcttccttctccaactACGGCAAAGTTGTCGATATTTTCGCTCCTGGTACCGGTGTTCTTTCCACCTGGATTGGTGGCAGCACT AACACCATCTCTGGTACCTCCATGGCTACTCCCCATATTGCCGGCCTGGCTGCCTACCTCAGTGCGCTCCAAGGCAAGACTACCCCTGCCGCTCTTTGCAAGAAGATCCAGGACACTGCTACCAAGAACGCGCTCAAGGGTGTTCCCTCTGGCACTGTCAACTACCTTGCCTACAACGGCAACGGTGCCTAA
- the URA6 gene encoding Uridylate kinase: MASRVPLSWRLASRSVAAGRRACSTTPLSWTPRTAFRGGKRQQRFYSSDSGPTGNKDRVKFWPFIAVIAIGSAGYVGLVNRRKDMTRTSDSKTEGQLPPPAKSSPTFSPSDVTVLFVLGGPGAGKGTQCANLVKQYGFTHLSAGDLLRAEQERPGSQFGDLIRDYIKNGLIVPMEVTIQLLENAMTEALQSNGNATKGRFLIDGFPRKLDQAHKFEESVCPARMVLFFDCPEKVMEERLLERGKTSGRADDNAESIRKRFRTFIETSMPVVDYYEKQAKVVKIDATPTPDQVFANTKARLTEKFGKEF; this comes from the exons ATGGCTTCACGTGTTCCCCTCTCGTGGCGCCTGGCAAGCAGATCCGTTGCGGCTGGCCGCCGTGCCTGCTCAACAACGCCTTTATCCTGGACTCCGCGCACAGCTTTCCGTGGTGGCAAGCGACAGCAGCGATTTTACTCTTCTGACAGTGGGCCGACTGGCAACAAGGACAGGGTCAAGTTTTGGCCTTTTATTGCCGTGATTGCCATTGGCTCAGCCGGCTACGTTGGGTTGGTGAACCGTCGCAAAG ATATGACTCGAACAAGCGATTCCAAGACCGAGGGCCAGCTCCCCCCGCCTGCCAAATCCTCGCCCACATTCTCTCCCTCCGACGTCACGGtgctcttcgtcctcggcggccccGGCGCCGGAAAGGGCACCCAGTGCGCCAACCTCGTCAAGCAGTACGGCTTCACGCATCTCTCCGCCGGCGACCTGCTCCGCGCCGAACAGGAGCGCCCCGGCTCCCAGTTCGGCGACCTCATCCGCGACTACATCAAGAACGGGCTCATTGTGCCCATGGAGGTCACCATCCAGCTTCTCGAGAACGCCATGACCGAGGCGCTCCAGAGCAACGGCAACGCCACAAAGGGCCGCTTCCTAATCGACGGCTTCCCGCGCAAGCTTGACCAGGCGCACAAGTTTGAAGAGTCCGTGTGCCCCGCCAGAATGGTCCTCTTCTTCGACTGTCCCGAAAAAGTCATGGAGGAGCGTCTCCTCGAGCGCGGCAAGACCAGCGGCCGCGCCGACGACAACGCCGAGAGCATTCGCAAGCGCTTCCGTACTTTTATCGAGACAAGCATGCCTGTTGTGGATTACTACgagaagcaggccaaggtGGTCAAGATTGATGCTACCCCTACGCCGGATCAGGTCTTTGCCAACACAAAGGCACGTCTGACTGAGAAGTTTGGCAAGGAGTTTTAG
- the EIF3M gene encoding Eukaryotic translation initiation factor 3 subunit M, whose protein sequence is MPASKNNEQPQLLFVDGTFEELAKEMAEYLKAEEAAQLLSKEKVSKEDVLAKLVAASAGLSTVPEKEYTAASNLVIHLVLQSADPKKYLQTLCANLAKVPVNSSVHGPGLSLNALATVFNLLPPEDVIRARIFLEIVKFSRAHNMFDSMRLYLDKLGEWLESWEASEEIERMVYENVAEAALEAGEESISYDFVLKALRTFDADEKDEITSEDAQRLSLRAIKMAILSNTHFLFQDLRAIPSIQALSDSHPIYSQLLDIFAEQDLEDYNDFTEEHEGWVEQQKLDHEKLHRKMRLLTFASLAAATPSREIEYAKIAKALQIPQEHIEMWAIDVIRAGLVEGKLSQQRNKFLVHKVTYRVFGEKQYQELSTRVDHWRATLQNVLGVLRQEQTNAKAQKEREIQELERKLNNAGVSGGNRRQQNPQSQQRERTDNDD, encoded by the coding sequence ATGCCCGCCTCCAAAAATAATGAGCAGCCCCAGCTGCTCTTCGTCGATGGAACCTTTGAGGAGCTTGCCAAGGAGATGGCCGAGTACCTCAAGGCAGAGGAAGCCGCTCAGCTGCTGAGCAAAGAAAAGGTGTCCAAGGAAGATGTGTTGGCCAAATTGGTTGCTGCTTCGGCCGGTCTCAGCACCGTCCCCGAGAAGGAATATACCGCTGCCTCGAACCTCGTGATCCACCTCGTTTTGCAGTCCGCCGACCCTAAGAAGTACCTGCAGACTCTTTGCGCCAACCTCGCCAAGGTCCCCGTCAATTCGTCCGTCCACGGCCCCGGCCTGTCCCTGAACGCCCTGGCGACAGTTTTCAACCTGCTCCCGCCGGAGGACGTCATCCGCGCCCGCATCTTcctcgagattgtcaagtTCTCGAGGGCACACAACATGTTTGACAGCATGCGCTTGTACCTGGATAAGCTAGGCGAGTGGCTCGAGTCATGGGAGGCCAGCGAGGAGATTGAGCGCATGGTTTACGAGAACGTTGCCGAGGCGGCCCTggaggccggcgaggagtCCATCAGCTACGATTTTGTCCTCAAGGCCCTTCGGACCTttgacgccgacgagaaggacgagaTCACGTCAGAGGATGCGCAGAGATTGTCCCTGCGCGCCATCAAGATGGCCATCCTATCCAACACCCACTTCCTCTTCCAAGACCTCCGTGCCATCCCCAGCATCCAGGCCCTCAGCGACTCTCACCCCATATACTCGCAGCTTCTCGACATCTTTGCCGAGCAGGACCTCGAGGACTACAACGACTTCACCGAGGAGCACGAAGGCTGGGTCGAGCAGCAGAAGCTCGACCACGAGAAGCTCCACCGCAAGATGCGCCTCCTCACCTTTGCCAGCCTCGCCGCTGCCACGCCCAGCCGCGAAATCGAGTACGCCAAGATCGCCAAGGCCCTCCAGATCCCCCAGGAGCACATCGAGATGTGGGCCATCGACGTGATCCGCGCAGGCCTCGTCGAAGGCAAGCTCTCCCAGCAGCGCAACAAGTTCCTCGTGCACAAGGTCACCTACCGCGTCTTCGGCGAGAAGCAGTACCAGGAGCTGTCCACCCGCGTGGACCACTGGCGCGCCACTCTCCAAAACGTCCTCGGCGTCCTGCGCCAGGAGCAGACCAATGCCAAGGCCCAGAAGGAGCGCGAGATTCAGGAACTGGAGCGTAAGCTCAACAATGCCGGAGTGAGCGGCGGCAACCGGCGGCAACAGAACCCACAGTCACAGCAACGTGAGAGGACCGACAATGACGACTAA